A genome region from Hevea brasiliensis isolate MT/VB/25A 57/8 chromosome 7, ASM3005281v1, whole genome shotgun sequence includes the following:
- the LOC131168947 gene encoding BTB/POZ domain-containing protein At5g48800-like translates to MDKLHHHQQLQQQQLSLAKCSRQRCNEWIFRDVPSDITIEVSGGTFALHKVTFFPLVSRSGRIRKLVAEHRDADISRVELLNLPGGAESFELAAKFCYGINFEITSANVAQLCCVSDYLEMTEEFSKDNLGSRAEEYLESVVCKNLEMCVEVLQQCENLLPLADDLKIVSRCIDAIASKACAEQIASSFSRLEYSSSGRLHMNRQAKCDGDWWIEDLSVLRIDLYQRVMTAMKCRGVRPESIGASLVNYAQKELTKKSSLWNPSSQTKVDLISTGHERLVVETIVNLLPVEKLTVPISFLFGLLRSAVMLDCTIACRLDLERRIGSQLDIATIDDLLIPSFRHAGDTLFDVDTVHRILVNFSQQDDSEDDMEDASVFESDSPHSPSQTALFKVSKLMDNYLAEIAPDANLKLSKFMVIAETLPEHARTIHDGLYRAIDIYLKAHQGLPDSDRKKLCKLIDFQKLSQEAGAHAAQNERLPLQAIVQVLYFEQIRLRNALCCSYGDEDHKPMPQSWRISSGALSAAMSPRDNYASLRRENRELKLELARLRMRLNDLEKEHVCMKRDMQKSHSRKFVSSFSKKIGKLSFFGHSSSRGSSSPSKHSHITDSRVNERTCASTE, encoded by the exons ATGGACAAGCTTCATCACCACCAGCAACTGCAGCAGCAGCAACTCTCCTTGGCTAAGTGTTCCAGGCAGAGATGCAATGAATG GATTTTTCGGGATGTTCCTAGTGATATCACAATAGAAGTGAGTGGAGGGACATTTGCGTTACACAAGGTAACATTTT TTCCTCTTGTCTCTCGCAGCGGACGAATCCGAAAGTTGGTTGCAGAACATAGGGATGCTGATATATCAAGGGTGGAGCTTCTTAATCTACCAGGAGGAGCAGAGTCATTTGAGTTGGCTGCAAAATTCTGTTATGGCATTAACTTCGAAATTACATCTGCAAATGTTGCTCAGTTGTGCTGTGTTTCTGATTACCTTGAAATGACAGAAGAGTTTTCAAAAGACAATCTTGGTTCTCGTGCTGAAGAATATCTAGAGAGTGTTGTTTGCAAGAACCTTGAAATGTGCGTTGAAGTTTTGCAACAATGTGAGAACCTTCTTCCTCTTGCTGATGACCTGAAAATAGTTAGCCGTTGCATAGATGCAATAGCTTCAAAGGCTTGTGCTGAGCAAATTGCCTCAAGCTTCTCACGATTGGAGTATAGCAGTTCAGGGAGACTTCACATGAACAGACAAGCCAAATGTGATGGGGACTGGTGGATAGAAGATCTCTCTGTTctccggattgacctgtaccaaaGAGTCATGACAGCTATGAAGTGTCGTGGGGTTCGTCCTGAAAGTATTGGAGCATCGCTTGTGAACTATGCTCAGAAGGAATTGACAAAGAAATCCAGTTTATGGAATCCTTCTAGCCAGACAAAAGTTGATCTGATTTCAACAGGGCATGAAAGACTTGTGGTTGAGACAATTGTCAACCTTCTGCCAGTTGAGAAACTTACTGTTCCAATCAGTTTTCTTTTTGGTCTTTTGCGAAGTGCTGTGATGCTTGATTGCACAATTGCTTGTAGACTTGATCTAGAGAGGCGAATTGGTTCCCAGTTGGATATTGCAACTATTGATGATCTTCTGATTCCTTCCTTCCGGCATGCAGGTGATACTTTATTTGATGTTGACACAGTTCATAGGATCTTGGTAAACTTCTCACAGCAAGATGACAGTGAAGATGATATGGAAGATGCTTCTGTTTTTGAATCTGACAGTCCTCATTCACCGTCTCAAACCGCATTGTTCAAGGTGTCAAAATTAATGGACAATTACCTCGCTGAAATTGCTCCTGATGCAAACCTCAAGCTTTCCAAGTTCATGGTCATTGCAGAAACTTTACCAGAACATGCGCGAACCATACATGATGGATTATATCGAGCAATTGATATTTACCTTAAA GCTCATCAGGGTTTACCAGATTCTGACAGGAAGAAGCTCTGCAAACTGATTGATTTCCAAAAGCTATCACAAGAAGCTGGTGCACATGCTGCACAAAATGAACGCCTGCCTCTCCAAGCTATCGTTCAAGTGCTTTATTTTGAGCAAATAAGACTCAGAAATGCATTGTGCTGCTCTTATGGTGATGAAGACCACAAACCAATGCCTCAGTCATGGAGGATCAGCAGTGGTGCACTCAGTGCAGCAATGTCTCCACGAGACAACTATGCATCACTGaggcgagaaaaccgagagttgaAACTTGAGTTAGCTCGGTTGCGGATGAGATTAAATGATCTAGAGAAAGAACATGtttgtatgaagagagatatgcaAAAGTCTCATTCTCGAAAATTCGTGAGTTCTTTCTCAAAGAAAATTGGTAAGCTGAGCTTCTTTGGGCATAGTTCTTCTAGGGGATCAAGTTCTCCCTCAAAGCATTCTCATATAACTGATTCTAGAGTGAACGAAAGAACATGTGCCAGCACTGAATAG
- the LOC110652973 gene encoding E3 ubiquitin-protein ligase PRT1, with the protein MADAFELEDVPDSFLCCICLDLLYKPIVLSCGHMSCFWCVHKSMNSLRESHCPICRHPYNYFPSICEMLHFLLLKMYPIAYKRREEQILAEEKEMALFSPQFDWNACRSHANQEYGHLRDPERASTTSLEPNSCSESCSSSKREPNGNCKMVSITDVQCTACKQLLFRPVVLNCGHGYCEACILASVDKGLKCQTCQSLHPTGFLEVCLELDHFVEKQFPKEYALRRDFVQLKQARIEVEKQTTCSRRASKKISLISSVPKEEHLLQGANPTELKVHIGVGCDFCGMYPIIGDRYQCKDCVEKIGFDLCGDCYNTRSKRPGRFNQQHTPNHKFERIKSSFHHVLMRLVSDQFADVSVALTDYDDPSEVAENESPISPLSADTHESTSNSLDTSVIQTEGADDQNETESTI; encoded by the exons ATGGCCGACGCCTTTGAATTGGAGGACGTTCCCGATTCTTTTCTCTGTTGCATTTGTCT GGATCTTCTATACAAACCTATAGTGCTCT CTTGTGGTCACATGTCCTGTTTCTGGTGTGTCCATAAGTCCATGAATAGTCTACGAGAGTCCCATTGTCCAATTTGTAGGCATCCATATAATTACTTTCCATCCATCTGTGAGATGCTGCACTTCTTGCTCTTGAAGATGTATCCCATTGCCTATAAGAGAAGGGAAGAACAAATTCTAG CGGAAGAAAAAGAAATGGCCTTGTTTTCACCTCAATTTGATTGGAATGCATGTCGGTCACATGCCAATCAAGAATATGGTCACCTGAGGGATCCTGAACGTGCCTCAACTACTAGTTTGGAGCCCAACTCATGCTCAGAGTCTTGTTCCAGCAGCAAACGAGAGCCTAATGGAAATTGCAAGATGGTGTCAATCACTGATGTACAGTGCACAGCATGCAAGCAACTGCTTTTTCGTCCAGTTGTCCTCAACTGTGGCCATG GGTATTGTGAGGCTTGCATCCTGGCTTCAGTTGATAAGGGGCTTAAATGTCAGACGTGTCAATCTCTACACCCAACTGGTTTTCTAGAAGTCTGTTTGGAGCTTGATCATTTTGTGGAGAAACAATTCCCTAAAGAGTATGCCTTGAGAAGAGATTTTGTCCAGCTAAAACAGGCACGCATTGAGGTTGAGAAACAGACTACTT GTTCTAGAAGAGCTAGTAAAAAAATTTCTCTTATTTCATCTGTGCCAAAGGAAGAGCATTTGCTACAGGGGGCTAATCCTACCGAGTTAAAGGTTCACATTGGTGTTGGCTGCGATTTTTGTGGG ATGTATCCTATAATAGGGGATAGATACCAATGCAAAGATTGTGTTGAAAAAATTGGTTTTGACCTTTGTGGAGACTGTTATAATACTCGCTCCAAGCGTCCTGGGAGGTTCAATCAGCAGCATACACCGAACCACAAGTTTGAGCGTATAAAGTCCAGCTTTCATCATGTACTAATGAGGCTGGTGAGTGACCAGTTTGCGGATGTTTCTGTTGCTTTAACTGACTATGATGATCCTTCAGAAGTTGCGGAAAATGAATCCCCCATCTCCCCTTTGTCTGCTGACACTCATGAGAGTACCAGCAATAGTTTGGATACTTCTGTTATCCAAACCGAAGGTGCAGATGATCAAAATGAGACCGAATCAACAATTTGA
- the LOC131181494 gene encoding cyclin-dependent kinase inhibitor 3-like, which produces MGKYMNKSKIIGDVALMDLSQSTTLGVRTRAKTLALQRLQPSSPSASPNLDTSSFSYLQLRSRRLEKPALLNDSKKLQLLQEAKQNSNSTSTKKLNSKGTSRFSKSSVKVAADCDDGEGEGCFSNKGEMLGLKCEAEDLGFEGSFGDNYLDFEPRERSTRESTPCSLIRDSNTIGTPGSTTRQGSSTTTNRRVRNVIQRNNPTTKDMEEFFACAEQKQQRLFIEKYNFDVVNDLPLPGRYEWVQVIPK; this is translated from the exons ATGGGCAAGTACATGAACAAGTCTAAAATCATTGGAGACGTTGCCCTCATGGACCTCTCTCAATCCACCACCTTGGGTGTCCGTACTCGTGCTAAAACTCTCGCTCTTCAGCGTCTCCAACCTTCCTCTCCCTCCGCTTCCCCTAACCTAGATACCTCTTCCTTCTCTTACCTCCAGCTCAGGAGTCGCCGTCTTGAAAAGCCTGCTCTGCTTAATGATAGCAAAAAATTGCAACTGCTACAAGAAGCTAAGCAGAACTCAAACTCTACCTCTACCAAGAAATTGAACTCCAAGGGGACTTCCAGGTTTAGTAAGAGTTCGGTGAAGGTTGCCGCTGATTGTGACGATGGCGAAGGAGAGGGGTGTTTTAGTAACAAAGGGGAAATGCTGGGTTTGAAGTGTGAAGCAGAGGATTTGGGTTTTGAGGGTTCTTTTGGAGATAACTATTTGGACTTTGAACCCAGAGAGAG AAGCACTAGAGAAAGCACACCGTGCAGCTTGATAAGAGACTCAAATACCATTGGAACCCCAGGTTCCACCACAAGACAGGGAAGCTCAACTACAACTAACCGTAGAGTTAGGAATGTCATACAGAGAAATAACCCAACAACAAAAGACATGGAGGAATTTTTTGCCTGTGCAGAACAGAAGCAACAGAGATTATTCATTGAGAA GTACAACTTTGATGTTGTAAATGATTTGCCACTCCCTGGACGTTACGAATGGGTCCAAGTGATTCCAAAATAA